Below is a genomic region from Ferribacterium limneticum.
TACAGCCCATGCAAGCCAGATAGGCGCGGTGCTTGATGCGGGCCTGACGGTAATCTGCGACAAGCCATTGGTCGCCAATTCGGCAGAGTGTGATGCTTTGCTGGCCAAAGTCTCAGGGGATAGTACTCGCCTGTTTTCAGTCTTTAATTACACCGGCTATCAGGCTGTTCGTGAAATAAAGCGCAGGGTCGAGACAGGGGAAATCGGCAAGGTTTTCAAGATCATGGCGGAGATGCCTCAGGACTCCTACCTCAGATTGAAGAATACCGATAATGTTGGTGCCATCCAGCCATGGCGCTTGATCGATGGCCGAGTGCCTTGCGTTTCGCTCGATCTTTTTGCGCACATTCACAGTCTTGTGAATTTCATTACCGGGCTTAATCCGCTCTCTGTGTGTGCCCGTTCAATGGCAGTAAGTGGCGTGAGCGATGGATTGATCGATGAAGTGGATGCGCTCGTGGAGTATGAAGGCGGGATGTTTCTGAATGCCTGGTACGGCAAGGTGGCGTTAGGTTCCCGGAATGGTCTGAAAATTCGCGTCTACGGCACGCTTGGCAGTTTCGAATGGTTACAGGAGCAGCCTGAACAGATTATTTATGCGAATGCTATCGGCGACCGGCTTCTTCTGGATCGAATCAGTTCAACATCGAGTGTGACTCACGAAGCCCGATACAACCGCTTCAAGGCGGGGCATCCTGCAGGCTTTATCGAAGCATTCGCGAATTATTATTTTGATATCGCGCGTGCGATACATGACGGTGTGCTCAATGAATACACCTTGTCTGCCAACGTCGCTGCTCAAGGAATAGCGCTCAGCGATGCAATTCACCTGTCTTCCCTGTCTCACCGGGAAGTACGGGTTGGATGATATGTTGCCAGTTTTTAGGCTGGGGGAGTAGATGTCCCTAGCCAATAGTACCGTGCGCGGGGTTATCTGGAATTTCTCAGACATGCTTCTGCGGCGAGGATTGGTGGCGGCGACGACACTGGTCCTGTCTTATTTCTTGTCACCGGCAGATTTCGGGCTAGTCGCTATGATGTCCGTGTTCCTGGTGGTGCTTGGCGGCTTGATGGATTCCGGGCTGAAAGAAGCGCTGATTCGCCGAAAGCGGCTCTCAATTCGCCTGTTAAACACAACCCTTTGGGCCAGTCTCTGGCTAGGTTGTTTGGCTTACGCACTCTTGTTTTGTGTCGCACCATGGGCGGCACTCTTCTATAACGAGCCATCCTTGGTAAATTTGCTTCGAATAGCTGGTCTGGTCATCATATTCAATGCATTGCAGACTGCTCCTGCTGCACGCCTGACCCAAGCGCTGGATTTTCGGGCTCTGATGCGGATTAGCTTGCCCGCTTCAGGATTTTCCTGCTTGTTGGCTTTGTTGCTTGCCTATCTTGGTGCCGGGGTTTGGGCCTTGATCGTCCAGACTCTTGCTGCAGCAGCAATGAGCACGATATTGACCTGGAAGGTCGCCGGCTGGCGACCAAGGCTGCAGGTGGATTTCAAGCCACTTGTTGCTCTTTTCCGGTTTGGCTACAAGTTGTTTCTTTCCAATCTTGTTGCATTGACCGTTCGTAATGCGGCCCCCAGCATGCTAGGAAAATTTCTTGGGCCAACTTATGCTGGCTATTACTATTTCGTCGACAAAATAATGGAGATGATAATGGGGCAGTTGGTTTATTCAGTTCAGAACGTGACATATCCGTCATTTTCAAAGATTAGCAGAGAGACAGTGCGGTTACGTGAGGCGTACAGGAAGGCTATTGAGATCATGGTGTTCTTGGTCAGCCCGTTACTGATGATAGGGGCTGGACTTGCCGAGCCCCTATTTGAAGTTTTTTTTTCGCCACGCTGGTTGCCGGCAGCAGGTAGCTTCATGTGGCTTTGTTTTGCCTATCTCCTATATCCGATGCATGCCATCAATCTCAATATCATCAAGGTGGTGGGGCGCTCAGATATCTTCCTTTGGCTTGAACTTCTTAAGGCTGCAATTGCGCTGAGTGTGCTCTGGATAACGCTTCCTTGGGGGATGGAAGCTGTACTTTTGGGGCAGGTATGTACTTCTTTGATCTGTTTCTTGCCAAATGCAATGTATTCAAAACCTTTGATCGGGTATTCCGCCTTTGATCAGATCAAAGATGTCTTTCTTTATTATGCCTGCGCCGCTA
It encodes:
- a CDS encoding Gfo/Idh/MocA family protein is translated as MKNTPLRAAMIGGGINSAVGRSHEIAMRLDNAFELVAGCFSRNAQINARSADAYHVPQKGVHVSLEKLLEVERDRLDAVVIATPITAHASQIGAVLDAGLTVICDKPLVANSAECDALLAKVSGDSTRLFSVFNYTGYQAVREIKRRVETGEIGKVFKIMAEMPQDSYLRLKNTDNVGAIQPWRLIDGRVPCVSLDLFAHIHSLVNFITGLNPLSVCARSMAVSGVSDGLIDEVDALVEYEGGMFLNAWYGKVALGSRNGLKIRVYGTLGSFEWLQEQPEQIIYANAIGDRLLLDRISSTSSVTHEARYNRFKAGHPAGFIEAFANYYFDIARAIHDGVLNEYTLSANVAAQGIALSDAIHLSSLSHREVRVG
- a CDS encoding lipopolysaccharide biosynthesis protein — protein: MSLANSTVRGVIWNFSDMLLRRGLVAATTLVLSYFLSPADFGLVAMMSVFLVVLGGLMDSGLKEALIRRKRLSIRLLNTTLWASLWLGCLAYALLFCVAPWAALFYNEPSLVNLLRIAGLVIIFNALQTAPAARLTQALDFRALMRISLPASGFSCLLALLLAYLGAGVWALIVQTLAAAAMSTILTWKVAGWRPRLQVDFKPLVALFRFGYKLFLSNLVALTVRNAAPSMLGKFLGPTYAGYYYFVDKIMEMIMGQLVYSVQNVTYPSFSKISRETVRLREAYRKAIEIMVFLVSPLLMIGAGLAEPLFEVFFSPRWLPAAGSFMWLCFAYLLYPMHAINLNIIKVVGRSDIFLWLELLKAAIALSVLWITLPWGMEAVLLGQVCTSLICFLPNAMYSKPLIGYSAFDQIKDVFLYYACAAIGGGVAHVIANSLVGYAAILIVMISGVVGVLAYLLSCRVLKLRAWQLISIAFGNFTKRQA